Part of the Pseudomonas sp. M30-35 genome is shown below.
CTGGCCGGTGCCATAAGCTTTATGTGGATCGGCTGGAACGAACCGCAGTTACCCCAATGGAGTGCAGGGTTTGTCTACTTGCCTGCGTTGGCCGGGATTGCCGTTAGTAGTATGTTTTTTGCACGAGTAGGTGCGCGTTTGGCGCATCGCCTATCGCCACTTGTACTCAAACGATTATTTGCCCTGCTGCTATTTTGCGTGGGCTTGAATTTCCTGATTTAACGCGTTCTTAGGAGTTTTTTGATGCTGGCTTACCCCCAGATCGACCCGGTTGCGATTTCCCTCGGCCCGCTGCAAATCCATTGGTATGGCCTGATGTATCTAGTCGGCATCGGCGGCGCATGGCTACTTGCCTCGCGCCGTCTGCACAGTTTTGCGCCGACCTGGACCAAAGAAAAGCTCTCGGACCTGGTGTTCTGGTGCGCCATGGGCGTAATAATCGGCGGCCGCCTTGGCTATGTGCTGTTTTACGATCTGTCTGCTTATATTGCCAACCCGCTGTTGATCCTTGAGGTATGGAAGGGCGGCATGTCATTCCATGGTGGCTTTATCGGCGTGATGCTGGCTTCGTGGTGGTTCGGCAAGCGCAACAACAAGACGTTCTTTGAGCTGATGGACTTTATTGCGCCATTGGTGCCAATTGGCTTGGGCGCCGGGCGTATCGGCAACTTCATCAACGCCGAACTCTGGGGCAAGGCGAGCGACGTGCCGTGGGCAATGGTGTTCCCGACCGACCCGCAGCAGCTTGCACGGCACCCGTCGCAGTTGTATCAGTTCGCGCTTGAGGGCGTGGCACTGTTCGCCATCTTGTGGTTCTACTCGCGCAAGCCGCGCCCGACCATGGCGGTGTCCGGGATGTTTGCCATGTGCTACGGCATATTCCGCTTCGTGGTTGAGTTCGTGCGGGTGCCGGACGAGCAGTTGGGGTATATCGCTTGGGGTTGGCTGACCATGGGCCAAATCCTGTCGCTGCCGATGATTCTTCTCGGTATCGGGCTGATCGCATACGCCTACCGTCATCAAACTGCCCAAGGAGCCGTGCAATGAAGCAGTATCTGGACATGATGCGCCTGGTTCGTGAGACCGGGACATTCAAAAGTGACCGCACTGGCACGGGCACTTACAGCCTGTTTGCTCATCAGATGCGCTTCGATCTGGCTGAAGGCTTTCCGCTGGTGACCACCAAGAAGTGCCACCTGAAGTCGATCATTCACGAATTGTTGTGGTTCTTGCAGGGCGATACCAACATCCGTTACCTCAAGGAGAACGGCGTTCGTATCTGGGATGAATGGGCCGATGAGAACGGTGATCTCGGTCCGGTTTATGGTTATCAGTGGCGCAATTGGCCGTCACCGAATGGTGAGTCGGTTGACCAGATCAGCAAGCTGATCGAGATGATCAAAACCAACCCGGATTCGCGGCGCTTGATC
Proteins encoded:
- the lgt gene encoding prolipoprotein diacylglyceryl transferase, translated to MLAYPQIDPVAISLGPLQIHWYGLMYLVGIGGAWLLASRRLHSFAPTWTKEKLSDLVFWCAMGVIIGGRLGYVLFYDLSAYIANPLLILEVWKGGMSFHGGFIGVMLASWWFGKRNNKTFFELMDFIAPLVPIGLGAGRIGNFINAELWGKASDVPWAMVFPTDPQQLARHPSQLYQFALEGVALFAILWFYSRKPRPTMAVSGMFAMCYGIFRFVVEFVRVPDEQLGYIAWGWLTMGQILSLPMILLGIGLIAYAYRHQTAQGAVQ